One region of Bdellovibrio bacteriovorus genomic DNA includes:
- a CDS encoding NAD(P)/FAD-dependent oxidoreductase, whose protein sequence is MNKLMDVLIIGGGPAGLSAAMSLGRIGRTALVCDDARPRNEASEHLNNFPTQDGIHPATWRKEARRDLEKYKTIQFFSGSVASVEKHTNFFRARLSSGEVTDFRKVILAYGIQDRLPAIPGLKELWGKAVFHCPYCHGFEVRNHKLGLVGNGKFLAHGIPMFSALSKDVVVFTNGPADFPEELKLQMKKNSIEIVEKKIKKLLFEGTRLQGLEFEDGTVKERDALFATPLLPFQMKSDIGQSLGCEKNDMGLYQVNEMKQTSVPGVFAAGDNMTMMQSVLQAAASGSMAGAGAVFELVNEDFLKGNSYEI, encoded by the coding sequence ATGAATAAACTTATGGATGTGCTTATAATTGGTGGTGGACCCGCGGGTTTAAGTGCGGCGATGTCTTTAGGAAGAATCGGGCGGACAGCTTTGGTATGTGACGATGCGCGACCTCGCAATGAGGCCTCAGAACATCTTAATAACTTTCCAACACAAGACGGGATTCATCCGGCGACGTGGAGAAAAGAAGCCCGACGCGATCTCGAAAAATATAAAACTATCCAATTTTTTTCAGGCTCGGTCGCTTCGGTCGAAAAACACACGAACTTTTTTCGCGCCCGACTTTCTTCCGGAGAGGTGACGGATTTCCGAAAAGTGATTCTTGCCTATGGTATTCAAGATCGCCTCCCTGCAATTCCCGGGTTAAAAGAATTATGGGGAAAAGCTGTTTTTCATTGCCCTTATTGTCATGGCTTTGAAGTGCGAAATCATAAGTTGGGACTCGTGGGAAATGGCAAATTTCTTGCGCATGGTATACCGATGTTTTCAGCGCTTTCTAAGGATGTGGTGGTATTCACAAACGGTCCTGCCGATTTTCCAGAAGAACTGAAGCTTCAGATGAAGAAGAACAGCATCGAGATCGTTGAAAAGAAGATCAAGAAGTTGCTTTTTGAGGGAACGCGTCTGCAAGGCCTTGAGTTTGAAGACGGTACGGTGAAAGAGCGAGACGCTTTATTTGCGACTCCACTTCTTCCGTTTCAAATGAAGTCAGATATTGGTCAATCTCTGGGATGCGAAAAAAACGACATGGGACTTTATCAAGTCAACGAAATGAAACAGACTTCGGTCCCAGGTGTTTTTGCAGCGGGAGATAATATGACGATGATGCAGTCCGTACTTCAAGCCGCAGCAAGTGGCTCCATGGCGGGAGCCGGAGCGGTGTTTGAGCTTGTGAACGAAGATTTTTTGAAGGGAAATTCTTATGAGATTTAA
- a CDS encoding UdgX family uracil-DNA binding protein (This protein belongs to the uracil DNA glycosylase superfamily, members of which act in excision repair of DNA. However, it belongs more specifically to UdgX branch, whose founding member was found to bind uracil in DNA (where it does not belong), without cleaving it, appears to promote DNA repair by a pathway involving RecA, rather than base excision.) gives MSLTFESWRLKARDLLIKGVPPNQTYWDESPSLFSFEETALFAPVPHPKVPKEFMELAEAVACARDPERWALLYRLLFRLNHENQNLLNIVVDEDVHKAKLLAKSVRHDIHKMHAFVRFKKADIDGVETYVAWHKPEHLILPLATPFFVRRFGDKPWSIFTPDGSAHWNLQNLSFSEGMPQNEFDHEDPFDEVWKTYYRSIFNPARLKIKMMKAEMSPKYWSSLPETEIIHELIRNTPKRLQDMAEAPRFKAEVPKTSSWEELRTAALSCKACPIAQHANHTVFGEGPLQADLMIVGEQPGDEEDLAGKVFIGPAGQILSQALALAGIDRESIYVTNAVKHFKWTQGTESKARIHKKASGAEMHACKPWLESEIALVKPKVILALGVTAGTALYGRLVQIQSERNKVNTSSAFAKSLTISWHPSAILRAFNDDDREQKMKDLVEDLKKAHHLSQT, from the coding sequence ATGAGCTTAACTTTTGAATCGTGGCGATTAAAAGCCCGTGATCTTTTGATAAAAGGTGTTCCACCGAATCAAACTTACTGGGATGAATCCCCTTCTCTTTTTAGTTTTGAAGAAACGGCTTTATTTGCTCCGGTCCCTCATCCAAAAGTTCCTAAGGAGTTTATGGAACTCGCCGAGGCTGTGGCCTGCGCGCGCGATCCTGAAAGATGGGCCTTGCTGTATCGACTGCTCTTCCGATTGAATCATGAAAATCAGAATCTTCTAAACATTGTTGTGGATGAGGATGTGCATAAAGCAAAACTACTTGCGAAATCGGTTCGCCACGATATTCACAAAATGCACGCCTTTGTTCGATTTAAAAAAGCAGACATTGACGGCGTCGAAACTTACGTTGCTTGGCATAAACCCGAGCACTTGATTCTTCCCTTGGCTACTCCGTTTTTTGTTCGACGCTTCGGAGATAAGCCTTGGTCTATTTTTACACCTGACGGATCCGCTCACTGGAATTTACAAAACTTGTCTTTTTCTGAAGGCATGCCGCAAAACGAGTTTGACCATGAAGACCCCTTCGACGAAGTTTGGAAAACTTATTACCGGTCTATTTTTAATCCCGCTCGCTTAAAAATTAAAATGATGAAGGCCGAAATGTCGCCAAAGTATTGGTCCAGCCTTCCAGAGACCGAAATTATTCACGAGTTGATACGCAACACACCTAAACGATTGCAAGACATGGCCGAGGCTCCGCGCTTTAAAGCGGAAGTACCAAAGACAAGTTCTTGGGAAGAACTTCGTACAGCCGCTCTTTCTTGCAAAGCTTGTCCTATTGCTCAACACGCCAATCACACTGTATTCGGTGAAGGACCGTTACAGGCTGATCTGATGATCGTGGGTGAGCAGCCGGGTGATGAAGAGGATCTTGCTGGTAAAGTCTTCATCGGCCCAGCGGGACAGATTTTATCACAAGCACTGGCATTAGCAGGTATCGACCGAGAATCCATCTATGTGACAAACGCCGTAAAACATTTTAAATGGACACAAGGAACAGAAAGCAAAGCGCGTATTCATAAAAAAGCCTCCGGAGCTGAAATGCACGCCTGCAAACCATGGCTTGAGTCTGAAATCGCTTTGGTTAAACCCAAAGTTATTCTAGCCTTAGGAGTGACGGCGGGTACGGCTCTTTACGGCCGCCTTGTGCAAATTCAATCTGAAAGAAATAAAGTAAATACCTCTAGTGCCTTTGCAAAAAGCCTTACGATCTCATGGCATCCATCTGCGATTCTTCGCGCATTCAATGACGACGACCGCGAGCAAAAAATGAAGGACCTTGTAGAAGACTTAAAAAAGGCACATCACTTAAGCCAAACTTAA
- a CDS encoding DUF2141 domain-containing protein → MSKLKFLCAYVIILLSLPAWSLTLNFSNLRNGNGYLAVSIFSEKQKESFPGKAEQATKTFYLKLEGKKELSIDVDDLDDDTYAVAVMHDEDEDKKFKTNFVGLPQEGFGFSMNPRVYFGAPSFKRAAFKSSETKTLDIKLKYF, encoded by the coding sequence ATGTCGAAGCTTAAATTTTTATGTGCCTATGTCATCATTTTACTTTCTTTGCCTGCGTGGTCACTGACATTAAATTTTTCAAACTTGCGAAACGGAAATGGATATCTGGCCGTCAGCATTTTTTCAGAAAAGCAGAAGGAAAGTTTTCCAGGCAAAGCAGAACAGGCGACTAAAACATTTTATCTCAAGCTCGAAGGTAAAAAAGAATTGAGCATTGATGTCGATGATCTTGACGATGACACATATGCCGTTGCGGTCATGCACGATGAAGACGAAGATAAAAAATTTAAGACAAATTTTGTCGGACTGCCGCAAGAAGGTTTTGGATTTTCTATGAACCCCCGAGTCTATTTTGGAGCCCCCAGTTTTAAACGCGCTGCCTTTAAATCCTCGGAAACAAAAACATTGGACATCAAACTAAAGTATTTTTAG
- a CDS encoding CBS domain-containing protein: protein MKAKFTSPESDRRTHRPHLEWEKTEIISIDPEASLTEAAELMKEYQIGDVLVMHEDGHGSLLGILTDRDIAMCIADGANPDRVRVSRVMSRSPVTARSEDDVFTMISLMKRSGVTRLPLLDRRGRLTGVITAKNMIEILTGALFDLTQIGETQHDNEWQKH from the coding sequence ATGAAAGCAAAATTTACTTCCCCCGAATCCGATCGAAGAACCCACCGTCCCCATCTGGAATGGGAAAAAACTGAAATCATCTCTATTGATCCGGAGGCCTCTCTCACTGAAGCAGCTGAACTCATGAAAGAATATCAAATCGGTGATGTTTTAGTTATGCATGAAGATGGACATGGCTCACTTCTTGGAATTCTGACCGACCGGGATATAGCTATGTGCATCGCCGATGGTGCCAATCCGGATCGTGTGCGCGTAAGTCGTGTGATGTCGCGCTCGCCAGTCACGGCTAGATCCGAAGACGATGTTTTTACGATGATATCTTTAATGAAACGTTCGGGCGTGACTCGCTTGCCTCTTTTAGACCGCCGAGGCCGCCTTACGGGAGTCATCACCGCGAAGAACATGATTGAAATTTTAACGGGCGCTCTTTTCGATCTGACTCAGATCGGAGAAACGCAGCACGATAATGAGTGGCAGAAACATTAG
- a CDS encoding SDR family oxidoreductase has translation MNTSKPLRNKIAVVAGATRGAGRGIATALGEAGATVICTGRTTRAEGSARSDYKRSETIEETAELVTSLGGNGIAIPTDHLNQDEVKNLADRISKDFGGLDILVNDIWGGEAMVGSPDTWNKPLWELDLNQGLRMLRLAVDTHLITSFFLSPLLRKPGGLLVEVTDGTLEYNLKNYRISVFYDLAKVSINRLGFSQGHELKQFGATAMTVSPGWLRSEMMLEHFGVTEANWKDAKAPPGFLLSESPRFVGRCIAAVAADSERSRWNQRSVNSGQLAKEYGVRDINGTQPDVWSYMDAEEKGLHPNVADFLK, from the coding sequence ATGAACACATCAAAACCTCTTAGGAATAAAATTGCCGTTGTCGCTGGTGCGACTCGTGGCGCGGGTCGCGGAATTGCAACGGCTTTGGGCGAGGCGGGCGCGACTGTGATCTGCACAGGCCGAACAACTCGGGCTGAAGGCTCGGCGCGTTCTGATTATAAAAGATCAGAAACTATCGAAGAAACCGCAGAGCTTGTAACAAGTTTAGGTGGTAACGGAATTGCCATTCCCACTGATCATTTGAATCAAGATGAAGTAAAAAATCTTGCCGACCGCATCTCTAAAGACTTTGGTGGCCTTGATATTCTGGTGAATGATATTTGGGGTGGCGAAGCCATGGTTGGTTCCCCGGATACCTGGAATAAACCTCTGTGGGAGCTTGATCTTAATCAAGGTCTTCGCATGTTGCGTTTAGCCGTAGATACTCACTTGATCACATCTTTTTTTCTGTCGCCGCTTTTACGCAAGCCCGGTGGACTTCTTGTGGAAGTTACGGACGGGACTTTAGAATACAACCTTAAGAATTACCGCATCTCTGTTTTTTACGATTTGGCGAAAGTTTCGATCAATCGCTTGGGGTTTTCTCAAGGTCATGAGCTTAAGCAGTTTGGCGCCACCGCAATGACGGTATCACCAGGTTGGTTACGATCTGAAATGATGCTTGAGCATTTCGGCGTGACTGAAGCGAACTGGAAAGACGCGAAGGCGCCTCCAGGATTTCTTTTATCTGAATCGCCAAGATTTGTTGGAAGATGTATTGCGGCGGTGGCCGCAGATTCAGAGCGCTCACGCTGGAATCAGCGTTCCGTCAATTCAGGACAGCTTGCCAAAGAATATGGAGTTCGCGACATCAATGGAACACAACCGGATGTCTGGTCTTACATGGATGCAGAAGAAAAGGGACTTCATCCCAACGTGGCAGACTTTTTAAAATAG
- a CDS encoding nuclear transport factor 2 family protein, protein MNAPNKEEILNLENQYWDAMKTKDVEAAVSLTKFPCIVTGPEGVRSIDEEQYRQMMNAMTSTDRFKDIEINEPQLTILNEDAALLTYNIEVSGMKMLDVSTWVRENGKWVCAYHSENPVH, encoded by the coding sequence ATGAATGCTCCGAACAAAGAAGAGATATTGAATCTAGAAAATCAGTATTGGGATGCAATGAAGACGAAGGACGTCGAGGCGGCTGTGTCTTTAACAAAGTTTCCCTGTATCGTCACAGGCCCAGAGGGCGTGCGTAGTATCGACGAAGAACAGTATCGCCAAATGATGAATGCGATGACTTCCACTGATCGCTTTAAAGATATCGAAATTAACGAGCCCCAATTAACTATACTTAACGAGGATGCGGCTTTGCTTACTTACAATATTGAAGTGAGCGGAATGAAGATGCTCGATGTATCAACTTGGGTGCGCGAAAATGGCAAATGGGTCTGCGCCTATCACTCTGAAAACCCTGTGCACTAA
- a CDS encoding SRPBCC family protein, translating to MKTAMYFLVALVIVLLIAPVLMPAQYQLARSIEINAPLNAVYPRLTDLNEFVKWNPFSESDPTSKTEVVGTGVGSTMTYSGEKSGEGKMTIVNAVPDKSVDLRMDFYKPMPGEAMAHWIVAASGETTTTLTWSYEQNLPYFKRYLGIMMDFMMSPIFDKGLQNFKSLVESAK from the coding sequence ATGAAAACAGCCATGTATTTTCTTGTCGCCTTGGTCATTGTGCTACTGATCGCGCCTGTGTTGATGCCCGCCCAATACCAATTAGCTCGAAGCATCGAAATCAACGCCCCCCTTAATGCGGTTTACCCACGCCTCACTGACCTGAATGAATTTGTGAAATGGAATCCTTTCAGTGAAAGTGATCCCACTTCAAAAACAGAAGTGGTCGGAACGGGTGTTGGCTCTACGATGACCTATTCAGGTGAAAAATCAGGTGAAGGCAAGATGACCATTGTGAATGCCGTTCCGGATAAGTCAGTGGACCTGCGCATGGATTTTTACAAGCCTATGCCGGGTGAGGCTATGGCTCACTGGATTGTTGCCGCTTCCGGCGAGACCACAACGACGCTGACGTGGTCCTATGAACAAAACCTTCCCTACTTTAAACGCTACCTTGGGATCATGATGGATTTTATGATGAGCCCCATATTTGATAAAGGACTTCAGAATTTTAAAAGCTTGGTAGAGTCTGCAAAATAA
- a CDS encoding FBP domain-containing protein, giving the protein MSKVLSQINNFQKEHVFSIASEEELLQAFRKRDQKKLVLPESLKYPLNVSSYFTWREPSGVYTYLVFKMPNWDLPRGVAFKKTAATGDPVGGLCSWCHAYGTSEDIGMLTVNMSSDVSSSYYICQDLRCIEKIEDASNLSGKSPEKNISELYHKISKLFENISSYKPD; this is encoded by the coding sequence GTGAGTAAGGTGCTATCGCAAATTAATAACTTCCAAAAAGAACATGTGTTTTCTATCGCTTCTGAAGAGGAGCTGCTTCAGGCCTTTCGTAAACGCGATCAGAAAAAACTCGTTCTTCCTGAAAGTCTTAAGTATCCGCTAAATGTGAGTTCCTACTTTACGTGGAGAGAGCCCTCGGGCGTTTACACTTATCTTGTATTTAAAATGCCTAACTGGGATCTTCCACGTGGAGTCGCTTTCAAAAAGACTGCTGCGACGGGTGATCCGGTGGGAGGGCTTTGCAGTTGGTGCCATGCCTACGGCACCTCCGAAGATATTGGAATGCTAACGGTGAACATGAGCTCAGATGTCAGTAGCTCTTACTACATCTGCCAAGATTTGCGCTGTATTGAAAAAATTGAAGATGCCTCAAACTTATCTGGAAAAAGCCCTGAGAAAAATATCTCAGAGCTTTATCATAAAATCTCGAAGCTTTTTGAAAATATCAGCAGCTACAAGCCAGATTAG
- a CDS encoding DUF2239 family protein, which produces MQQSNLQTCTAFSSSQRIASGSIKDVALKVKEHLEDHPQAAILIFDNQTSQQVELDLRGTVDAVLKRLEKSGLIKEEEPAKGGPGRPKLGVTSKEVTLLPQHWDWLAKQPGGASVTLRRLVDEAKKKNAAKDLIRQSQDATYKFMTVMAGDLPDYEEALRALYAKDAEKFKKLISKWPEDVRAHINMLAEPSL; this is translated from the coding sequence ATGCAGCAAAGTAATTTGCAAACCTGCACAGCATTCAGCAGTTCACAAAGAATCGCGAGCGGTAGCATAAAAGATGTCGCTCTAAAAGTGAAAGAGCATTTAGAAGATCATCCCCAAGCAGCCATTCTGATCTTTGATAATCAAACAAGTCAGCAAGTGGAATTGGACTTGCGGGGAACGGTCGATGCCGTTCTTAAGCGTCTTGAAAAATCAGGCTTGATCAAAGAAGAAGAGCCGGCCAAAGGCGGTCCGGGCCGTCCTAAGTTGGGTGTCACTTCAAAAGAAGTCACACTTTTACCGCAACACTGGGACTGGTTGGCAAAACAACCGGGCGGAGCTTCGGTGACGTTGCGAAGACTTGTAGATGAGGCGAAAAAGAAAAACGCTGCAAAGGATTTGATCCGCCAATCTCAAGATGCCACCTATAAATTTATGACTGTGATGGCCGGGGATCTTCCAGACTATGAAGAAGCGCTTAGAGCTCTTTATGCGAAAGATGCAGAGAAGTTTAAAAAACTGATCTCGAAGTGGCCTGAAGATGTGCGGGCTCATATTAATATGCTAGCCGAGCCTAGCTTATAA
- a CDS encoding MBL fold metallo-hydrolase gives MSLKISRILHAGYIFETGAAKIAFDPIFENPFSRNCHAYPSIEFDLKEVSKLKLSAIFISHYHDDHCSMESLNLLDKETPLYMFCVHEEMFSLIRELGFRNVFSLSLNESVQIGDIEIIPRRALDQDVDSLFQIKHQGFNILNVVDSWIDYSTLDLLKKEGSWDMVLWPFQTMRELDVIAPSRAPEVSRSLPPEWIEQIKELNPKYIVPSSCQFQLEPWSWYNQAFFPITYKQFQKEISDVLQDTETVRLNPGVSIELCKSGIKHSEPLRWIKPIGEQNVDYKFDPSLIPPPTAEIARKFPKLSDTEKRVVLEYCRKGLIEKFESMDPPQDDYFLKARRWRLTLFDHDGKAFDFHYLLKDSTAEILEESSQIPVAWVTEVPLFKVYAALELGESLTSMYVRINDFRFTAKIEEEIQYADIVEDPLIRCLFNDVFGSYQKAQIQEIRRRNNL, from the coding sequence GTGTCTTTAAAAATCTCTCGAATTTTGCATGCAGGTTATATTTTTGAAACGGGCGCAGCTAAAATCGCGTTTGATCCTATTTTTGAAAATCCTTTCAGTCGTAACTGTCACGCGTATCCTTCTATTGAATTCGATTTAAAAGAAGTTTCTAAGCTAAAACTTTCGGCTATTTTTATTTCCCACTACCATGATGATCATTGTTCAATGGAAAGTCTGAATCTTTTAGATAAAGAGACGCCGCTTTACATGTTTTGCGTTCATGAAGAGATGTTTTCTTTGATTCGTGAGCTGGGATTTAGAAACGTCTTTTCTTTAAGCCTCAATGAAAGTGTACAAATCGGCGATATCGAAATCATTCCCCGTCGCGCTTTGGATCAGGACGTCGATTCTCTTTTTCAAATCAAGCATCAGGGTTTCAACATTCTAAATGTTGTTGATTCGTGGATCGATTATTCCACCTTGGACCTTTTAAAAAAAGAGGGCTCTTGGGACATGGTGCTTTGGCCTTTTCAAACAATGCGGGAACTGGATGTGATTGCGCCTTCTCGTGCGCCCGAAGTTTCACGAAGTCTTCCTCCAGAGTGGATCGAACAGATTAAAGAGCTTAATCCAAAGTACATTGTACCAAGCTCTTGCCAGTTCCAGCTTGAGCCCTGGTCTTGGTATAATCAGGCTTTCTTTCCCATTACTTATAAGCAGTTTCAAAAAGAAATTTCCGATGTTTTGCAAGACACAGAGACTGTTCGTTTAAATCCTGGCGTTTCGATTGAACTTTGTAAGAGTGGCATAAAACACTCTGAACCCTTGCGATGGATCAAGCCGATCGGTGAACAGAATGTCGATTATAAATTTGATCCTTCTCTAATCCCGCCACCGACAGCAGAGATTGCACGAAAATTTCCGAAACTTTCAGATACCGAAAAGCGGGTGGTGTTAGAGTATTGTCGAAAAGGTCTCATAGAGAAATTTGAATCTATGGATCCGCCTCAGGATGATTATTTTCTAAAAGCTCGCCGCTGGCGACTGACCCTTTTTGATCACGATGGTAAGGCTTTTGATTTTCATTATTTGTTAAAAGACTCAACGGCAGAAATCCTTGAGGAATCTTCTCAGATTCCAGTCGCTTGGGTGACAGAAGTTCCTTTATTTAAAGTGTATGCCGCCCTTGAGTTGGGCGAGTCACTGACATCTATGTATGTTCGTATTAATGACTTTCGTTTTACAGCAAAAATAGAAGAAGAAATTCAATATGCCGACATCGTTGAGGACCCCCTGATTCGATGTCTGTTCAATGATGTATTTGGGTCTTATCAGAAGGCGCAGATTCAAGAAATTCGACGTAGAAACAACCTGTGA
- a CDS encoding LysR family transcriptional regulator codes for MDLSKLKAFVVVAEELNFRKSAEILGMSQPPLTRLIASFEDELGTALFERTTRQVKLTGAGVFLLKEGKEILSRAQGLESEIRALGKMKTGKISIAFSSTGFLANLPKIIREFQDRFPKIKIELQQETRAAIVKGLKSGRFDVGFLEGSLRDENFQFHSVQDENLGVLLPKNHPLSKRKEIELKELSDETIILHPKKDNKDFYETISYLFVQAGIKPLTYVKKDHEICPLLVATGKGVSLTIAATQNFAPAETRFVPIKKLYLPVSVFWENENTNASLKTFLSFVVENHALSNGKPECLMDVMRL; via the coding sequence ATGGATCTATCTAAGCTTAAGGCCTTTGTCGTAGTTGCCGAAGAACTGAATTTTCGTAAGAGCGCTGAAATACTGGGAATGTCCCAACCTCCGCTCACCCGCCTTATTGCTTCATTTGAAGATGAATTAGGGACAGCTTTGTTTGAAAGGACCACACGCCAAGTGAAGCTCACGGGGGCCGGTGTCTTTCTTTTGAAAGAAGGAAAGGAAATCCTTTCGCGTGCGCAAGGGCTGGAATCCGAGATTAGAGCTTTAGGGAAAATGAAAACCGGAAAAATCAGCATCGCCTTTTCCTCCACGGGATTTTTGGCAAATCTTCCTAAAATTATCCGCGAGTTTCAGGATAGATTCCCGAAAATTAAAATTGAGCTTCAACAAGAAACCCGCGCTGCGATTGTTAAAGGTCTTAAAAGCGGCCGATTTGATGTCGGATTTTTAGAGGGCAGCCTGAGGGATGAAAACTTCCAGTTTCATTCAGTCCAGGATGAAAACCTGGGGGTTCTGCTTCCGAAGAATCACCCATTGAGCAAAAGAAAAGAAATCGAACTTAAAGAGCTCAGCGATGAAACAATCATTCTTCATCCGAAAAAGGACAACAAAGATTTTTACGAAACGATCTCTTACTTGTTTGTTCAAGCTGGCATTAAACCGCTAACTTATGTAAAGAAAGATCACGAAATCTGCCCGTTGCTTGTCGCTACGGGAAAGGGCGTATCTTTGACGATCGCCGCGACTCAAAATTTTGCTCCTGCAGAAACTCGATTCGTACCGATTAAAAAACTTTATCTGCCGGTCAGCGTGTTTTGGGAAAATGAAAATACGAATGCATCCTTAAAGACATTCTTAAGCTTCGTCGTTGAAAATCATGCGCTTTCTAACGGGAAACCAGAATGTCTTATGGACGTGATGAGACTTTAG
- a CDS encoding MFS transporter encodes MEKRIEPFTGYQKFVVALLAFLQFTIILDFMIVSPLGAVLMPALKITPAQFGIVVSGYAFSAGVSGFLAAGFADRFDRKKLLLFFYTGFVLGTLMCGLVNTFEWLVAARLITGIFGGVIGSIVFAIITDLFPMEKRGRVMGFVQTAFAASQILGLPAGLYFSNLWGWKAPFIMLVVVSTIAGIGIFAYLKPIDEHLKVQTEHSPVAHLVSTVATPKYLMAFGATALLSIGGFMLMPFGTAFTVNNLGISQNQLPMIYLISGFASILIGPLVGRACDTFGNFKVFLFGTILGIIMVAIYTHLGITPLGLVILVNVLMFVGVFSRMIPSQTLMSGIPSVSNRGAFMSVGSSIQQVAGGCASVVAGLIVVEGPQGVLEHYDVVGYVVIASSLITLFMMWLIAKSLKGNVYAAK; translated from the coding sequence ATGGAAAAACGAATCGAGCCTTTCACGGGCTACCAAAAATTTGTTGTGGCCCTATTGGCCTTTCTTCAATTCACAATCATTTTAGACTTTATGATTGTTTCTCCTTTAGGTGCGGTCTTAATGCCGGCGCTGAAGATCACACCCGCACAATTTGGGATCGTGGTCTCAGGGTATGCCTTTAGTGCCGGAGTTTCCGGATTTCTAGCGGCGGGTTTTGCGGATCGTTTCGATCGTAAGAAATTGCTTTTATTTTTTTACACGGGCTTCGTTTTAGGAACCTTGATGTGTGGTCTTGTGAATACTTTTGAGTGGCTTGTTGCCGCCAGACTGATCACGGGAATCTTTGGGGGAGTGATTGGGTCGATCGTCTTTGCGATCATCACCGATTTATTTCCGATGGAAAAACGCGGTCGCGTAATGGGTTTTGTGCAAACAGCTTTTGCTGCTAGCCAAATCCTGGGTTTGCCAGCGGGACTTTATTTCTCAAATCTTTGGGGATGGAAAGCCCCGTTTATCATGCTAGTTGTTGTGAGTACGATCGCGGGCATCGGCATTTTCGCTTATCTTAAGCCCATTGATGAACACTTAAAAGTTCAAACAGAGCATAGCCCCGTCGCGCATTTAGTATCTACCGTCGCCACGCCTAAATACCTTATGGCCTTTGGCGCGACAGCACTTCTTTCGATCGGTGGCTTTATGCTGATGCCTTTTGGTACCGCGTTCACCGTGAACAATTTAGGAATTTCTCAAAATCAGCTTCCGATGATTTATCTGATTTCTGGTTTTGCCTCGATCCTCATTGGACCCCTGGTTGGAAGAGCGTGTGACACGTTTGGAAACTTCAAGGTCTTTCTGTTTGGAACGATTTTAGGAATCATTATGGTGGCGATTTATACTCATCTTGGAATTACGCCTTTGGGCCTTGTGATTTTGGTCAACGTCTTGATGTTCGTTGGAGTTTTCTCGCGCATGATTCCTTCACAGACTTTGATGTCAGGCATTCCTTCCGTATCCAATCGTGGAGCATTCATGTCGGTGGGATCTTCCATTCAGCAAGTGGCGGGAGGATGTGCTTCTGTGGTAGCCGGACTCATCGTTGTTGAAGGACCTCAAGGGGTTTTAGAACATTATGATGTTGTTGGTTACGTCGTGATTGCAAGCTCCCTTATAACTTTATTTATGATGTGGCTTATTGCGAAGTCATTGAAAGGAAACGTTTATGCAGCAAAGTAA
- a CDS encoding HAD family hydrolase, whose amino-acid sequence MLKSFFPDRDHKALLFDFDGTVADTMGAHLKAWNIGLASYNLTLSKEQHQAWAGRPTRKIVEMLNEMHKVQIPADVFLKEKEVHYFSAINEIKEIKAVMDVIKHYHRRLPMAIVTGSRRHPVETTLKHLGITQYFEHLICAEDYQNGKPAPDCFLLGAEKLGIDPAECLVFEDAHLGIEAARNAQMDCLKVDEFQNLVLVKY is encoded by the coding sequence ATGTTAAAATCATTCTTTCCCGACCGCGATCACAAAGCCCTTTTATTTGATTTCGATGGCACTGTTGCTGACACCATGGGTGCGCACTTAAAGGCATGGAATATTGGCCTAGCTTCTTACAATCTCACTTTAAGTAAAGAACAACACCAGGCGTGGGCGGGCCGCCCGACAAGAAAAATTGTCGAGATGCTTAATGAAATGCACAAAGTGCAGATCCCGGCAGACGTCTTCTTGAAAGAAAAAGAAGTTCACTACTTTTCAGCAATCAACGAAATTAAAGAAATCAAGGCTGTCATGGATGTGATCAAGCACTATCATCGCAGACTCCCGATGGCGATCGTAACCGGCAGCCGTCGACATCCCGTTGAAACAACATTAAAGCATTTAGGGATTACTCAATACTTCGAGCATTTGATTTGCGCTGAAGATTACCAAAACGGAAAACCGGCACCAGACTGCTTTCTTTTAGGCGCGGAAAAGCTGGGGATTGATCCTGCCGAATGCCTAGTTTTTGAGGATGCGCACTTAGGAATCGAAGCCGCTCGTAATGCGCAGATGGATTGTTTGAAAGTGGACGAGTTTCAAAATCTCGTCCTAGTTAAATACTAA